Proteins from a single region of Nocardiopsis dassonvillei subsp. dassonvillei DSM 43111:
- a CDS encoding ArsR/SmtB family transcription factor, whose amino-acid sequence MPGRERRVRSGRQLEHPPAEEIRVETVMHALADPVRLRIVRELARGHDDMACIAFELPVSKSTSTHHFRVLREAGVIRQYYEGTSRMSCLRTEDLGARMPGLLEAVLRAAHIAEGDAAGGSAASDSAGGSPDGAAAGVSPSGPAS is encoded by the coding sequence ATGCCCGGCAGGGAACGAAGGGTCCGAAGCGGTCGGCAACTGGAACACCCGCCCGCCGAGGAGATCCGGGTGGAGACGGTCATGCACGCCCTGGCCGACCCCGTGCGCCTGCGCATCGTGCGCGAACTGGCCCGGGGCCACGACGACATGGCCTGCATCGCCTTCGAACTGCCGGTGAGCAAGTCCACCTCCACCCACCACTTCCGCGTGCTGCGCGAGGCGGGGGTCATCCGCCAGTACTACGAGGGCACCTCGCGCATGAGCTGTCTGCGTACGGAGGACCTCGGTGCGCGCATGCCCGGACTCCTGGAGGCGGTCCTGCGGGCCGCGCACATCGCCGAGGGCGACGCCGCCGGTGGGTCCGCCGCCAGCGATTCCGCCGGGGGAAGCCCTGACGGGGCCGCCGCCGGGGTGAGCCCCTCCGGCCCGGCTTCCTGA
- a CDS encoding NAD(P)/FAD-dependent oxidoreductase, with protein MSENELVPASGEAWDVVVVGGGAAGLSAALTLARVRRSVLVVDAGEPRNAPAAGAHGLLSRDGIPPLELLRLGREEVASYGGRIVSGRVAGVRREDGNLVVSTEDGGRAAARRLLLTTGLVDELPDVPGLARLWGRDVVHCVYCHGWEVRDTAVGVLGTGPGSFHQALMFRQLSSRVTLFLHNGVDLGDEQWEQLAALGVGVVEGGVRGLEVDDRDRLAGVRLASGKEIAVDTLAVAPRFTARADFLSDLGLALTEHPTGMGAQLAVEAGGFTGVEGVWAAGNVADVTANVPVAAASGTQAGAALNADLIAADAGAAAAARAALGTTEARGRVAD; from the coding sequence ATGAGCGAGAACGAGTTGGTACCGGCATCCGGTGAGGCGTGGGACGTCGTGGTGGTCGGGGGCGGTGCGGCGGGACTGTCGGCCGCGCTGACGCTGGCCCGGGTCCGCCGTTCGGTGCTGGTCGTCGACGCCGGGGAACCGCGCAACGCCCCGGCGGCCGGGGCGCACGGCCTGCTGTCCCGGGACGGGATCCCGCCGCTGGAACTGCTCCGGCTGGGGCGCGAGGAGGTCGCCTCCTACGGCGGGCGGATCGTGTCCGGCCGCGTCGCGGGCGTGCGCCGGGAGGACGGGAACCTGGTGGTGAGCACCGAGGACGGGGGCCGCGCGGCGGCCCGGCGGCTGCTGTTGACCACGGGGCTGGTGGACGAGCTGCCCGACGTCCCCGGCCTCGCCCGGCTGTGGGGTCGGGACGTGGTGCACTGCGTGTACTGCCACGGCTGGGAGGTGCGCGACACGGCCGTCGGGGTGCTGGGGACCGGGCCGGGGTCGTTCCACCAGGCGCTGATGTTCCGGCAGCTGTCGTCGCGGGTGACGCTGTTCCTGCACAACGGCGTGGACCTGGGCGACGAGCAGTGGGAGCAGCTGGCCGCGCTGGGCGTCGGCGTGGTCGAGGGCGGGGTCCGCGGCCTGGAGGTCGACGACCGGGACCGGCTGGCGGGCGTGCGTCTGGCCTCCGGCAAGGAGATCGCGGTGGACACGCTGGCGGTGGCACCGCGGTTCACCGCCCGCGCGGACTTCCTCTCCGACCTGGGACTGGCGTTGACGGAGCACCCGACCGGGATGGGCGCGCAGCTGGCCGTGGAGGCGGGCGGGTTCACCGGCGTCGAGGGGGTGTGGGCCGCGGGCAACGTCGCCGACGTGACGGCGAACGTCCCGGTCGCGGCGGCGTCGGGGACGCAGGCGGGGGCAGCGCTCAACGCGGATCTGATCGCCGCCGACGCGGGGGCGGCCGCGGCGGCGCGCGCCGCCCTCGGCACCACGGAGGCGCGGGGGCGCGTCGCGGACTGA
- a CDS encoding DUF418 domain-containing protein has translation MRGSTDEEEHGGAGGAARYRRRQDGDGPGGAGRAPRGGVLPGERALAPDLARGMMLLLIVLSNTAFHLWAAQHGPSGWHPVDGSWLDRAVRFAMIVGLDLRAYPLFAFLFGYGMMQLFLRQRAHGTSERTAVALLRRRGLWLVVFGFAHAALLMAGDIIGSYGVASLVLVWLFIRRGDRVLLAGAAVFALLIAVPAAQAAWSLAAHGLEGVGGAGAEPSYLAYAAQEEDPLAAAGTRLLTWAFVTLAGGLLSFGGFAMILLGFWAARRRVLEEPHRHLRLLGWTAAVGIPVGWLGGLPSALVHAGLVGAAPGAVGDGGPLPAVQAATGLACGLGYVALFALAAHGLSRRGGVGRTGAGRAVTAVAALGRRSMSGYMAHSLLFSPLLAAWGLGLGAHLNSASMAAFALAVWLVTVVAAYALERAGRPGPARPSICSVGSSTAGPARGGGRRALPVPEPGQLVAQDPVGGGQVP, from the coding sequence ATGCGCGGATCCACGGACGAAGAGGAACACGGCGGCGCCGGGGGCGCGGCACGGTACCGGAGGCGACAGGACGGCGACGGCCCCGGCGGCGCGGGACGCGCCCCGCGCGGCGGCGTCCTGCCGGGTGAGCGCGCGCTGGCCCCGGACCTGGCGCGCGGGATGATGCTGCTGCTCATCGTGCTGTCCAACACCGCGTTCCACCTGTGGGCGGCCCAGCACGGACCCTCCGGCTGGCACCCGGTGGACGGCTCGTGGCTGGACCGGGCGGTCCGGTTCGCCATGATCGTCGGCCTGGACCTGCGCGCCTATCCCCTGTTCGCCTTCCTGTTCGGCTACGGGATGATGCAGCTGTTCCTGCGCCAGAGGGCGCACGGGACCTCCGAACGCACGGCCGTGGCGCTGCTGCGCCGACGCGGTCTGTGGCTGGTCGTGTTCGGGTTCGCGCACGCCGCCCTGCTCATGGCGGGCGACATCATCGGCTCCTACGGGGTGGCGAGCCTAGTGCTGGTGTGGCTGTTCATCCGGCGCGGGGACCGGGTCCTGCTGGCGGGGGCGGCGGTGTTCGCCCTGCTCATCGCGGTTCCCGCCGCACAGGCGGCGTGGAGCCTGGCGGCGCACGGGCTGGAGGGCGTCGGCGGCGCGGGGGCCGAGCCGTCCTACCTGGCCTACGCCGCCCAGGAGGAGGACCCGCTGGCGGCGGCGGGCACACGGCTGCTCACCTGGGCGTTCGTCACCCTGGCGGGCGGCCTGCTGTCCTTCGGCGGGTTCGCCATGATCCTGCTGGGCTTCTGGGCGGCGCGGCGGCGCGTCCTGGAGGAGCCGCACCGCCACCTGCGGCTGCTGGGCTGGACGGCGGCGGTGGGGATACCGGTCGGCTGGCTGGGCGGGCTGCCGTCGGCGCTGGTCCACGCGGGGCTGGTGGGGGCCGCCCCGGGCGCGGTCGGGGACGGGGGACCGCTGCCCGCGGTCCAGGCCGCCACGGGGCTGGCCTGCGGGCTGGGCTACGTCGCGCTGTTCGCCCTGGCCGCGCATGGACTGTCGCGACGGGGCGGCGTCGGCCGGACCGGCGCGGGCCGGGCGGTGACCGCGGTCGCGGCGCTGGGCAGGCGCTCCATGTCGGGTTACATGGCCCACTCGCTGCTCTTCTCCCCGCTGCTCGCCGCCTGGGGCCTGGGGCTGGGCGCCCACCTCAACAGCGCGTCCATGGCGGCGTTCGCGCTGGCCGTGTGGCTGGTCACGGTCGTGGCGGCCTACGCCCTGGAGCGCGCCGGCCGCCCCGGCCCGGCCCGGCCGAGTATCTGCTCCGTCGGCTCATCTACCGCCGGACCCGCCCGGGGCGGCGGTAGACGCGCCCTCCCGGTTCCGGAACCCGGCCAGCTGGTCGCGCAGGACCCCGTAGGTGGGGGCCAGGTCCCGTAG
- a CDS encoding DUF2795 domain-containing protein translates to MADLNPIELQKALKGADYPASRDDLVSLAKGNGAGDDLVQKLSDAGTSRFDGPDDVQKALFGE, encoded by the coding sequence ATGGCCGACCTCAACCCCATCGAACTGCAGAAGGCGCTCAAGGGCGCCGACTACCCCGCCAGCCGCGACGACCTGGTGTCGCTGGCGAAGGGCAACGGTGCGGGCGACGACCTGGTCCAGAAGCTGTCCGACGCCGGTACGAGCCGGTTCGACGGCCCCGACGACGTGCAGAAGGCCCTCTTCGGCGAGTAG
- a CDS encoding ZIP family metal transporter, producing MSGVVEAGAWGLLAGSALLVGAVLGYALRIPRPVVASVMAFGAGVLLSAVSFELIAEAHAEAGLVPAVVGTLAGAGAYTVGNIALARRGARHRKRSDQPGKQPSEGQQAGSGLALALGALLDGVPESAVIGVGLAQGGAVSMVTVAAVFISNIPEGLSSSAGMRRAGRGKGYVFGVWGAIAAASMVSAMVGYAVVGGLPAFVVATVTAVAAGAILAMIADTMIPEAFEDTHLAIGVITVCGFLVSFALSHA from the coding sequence ATGTCGGGAGTGGTGGAGGCGGGCGCCTGGGGGCTGCTGGCCGGGTCTGCGCTGCTGGTGGGCGCGGTGCTGGGGTACGCCCTGCGGATTCCGCGCCCGGTGGTCGCCTCGGTGATGGCCTTCGGCGCCGGGGTGCTGCTGTCGGCGGTCTCGTTCGAGCTGATCGCCGAGGCGCACGCGGAGGCCGGGCTGGTCCCGGCGGTGGTCGGCACCCTCGCGGGCGCGGGCGCCTACACCGTGGGCAACATCGCGCTGGCCCGGCGGGGGGCGCGGCACCGCAAGCGTTCCGACCAGCCCGGGAAGCAGCCTTCGGAGGGCCAGCAGGCCGGGTCGGGCCTCGCGCTGGCGCTGGGGGCGCTGCTGGACGGCGTTCCGGAGTCGGCGGTCATCGGCGTCGGCCTGGCCCAGGGCGGCGCGGTCAGCATGGTGACCGTGGCGGCGGTGTTCATCAGCAACATCCCCGAGGGGCTGTCCAGCTCGGCGGGGATGCGGCGGGCGGGTCGCGGCAAGGGGTACGTCTTCGGCGTGTGGGGGGCCATCGCCGCCGCCAGCATGGTCTCCGCCATGGTGGGCTACGCCGTGGTGGGCGGGCTGCCCGCGTTCGTGGTGGCGACGGTGACGGCCGTGGCGGCCGGGGCCATCCTGGCCATGATCGCCGACACGATGATCCCCGAGGCCTTCGAGGACACCCACCTGGCCATCGGCGTCATCACCGTCTGCGGGTTCCTGGTCTCCTTCGCGCTCTCCCACGCCTGA
- a CDS encoding MFS transporter, giving the protein MTATRRWLLLVTVAAGLLLVTVDNTILYTALPTLTAQLGATGAQSLWIINAYPVVMAGLLLGSGTLGDRIGHVRMFVVGLVVFGLASLVAAFSPTAWVLIASRALLAVGAAAMMPATLALIRIAFPIERERNIAIAVWGSVSVVGGALGPIVGGVLLEFFWWGSVFLLNVPVVIAALVATALIAPPNVPDPGKHWDLVSSLQAMAGLVASVLAIKELAHTPPRWPLFAAAVVVAVVAFVLFTRRQRRLEDPLLDFGVFRNPAFTSGVLAAAFSMFAIGGIQLVTTQRFQLVVGFTPLEAGLLVAAVAAGSLPTALLGGAFLHRTGLLPLIAGGLAAGVAGVVVSLLGFQTGIGWLVAGLLLTGAGLGAAMSVASTAIIGNAPASRAGMASSVEEVSYEFGNLTAVALMGSLVTFVYAAAVQLPQGAPEAAGRSLADALASAGGDDAVVAAAHAAFDTGYLVVMVVVAAVLACGAALTWRLLRHHGPGTSSSAYADH; this is encoded by the coding sequence ATGACGGCGACACGCCGGTGGCTGCTGCTGGTGACCGTGGCGGCCGGACTGCTGCTCGTCACCGTGGACAACACGATCCTGTACACTGCCCTGCCGACCCTGACCGCTCAACTGGGGGCGACGGGCGCGCAGAGCCTGTGGATCATCAACGCCTACCCGGTGGTCATGGCCGGTCTGCTGCTGGGCAGCGGCACGCTGGGCGACCGGATCGGCCACGTGCGCATGTTCGTGGTCGGGCTGGTGGTCTTCGGCCTGGCCTCGCTGGTCGCCGCGTTCTCCCCCACGGCCTGGGTCCTCATCGCCTCGCGCGCGCTGCTGGCGGTGGGCGCGGCGGCGATGATGCCCGCCACCCTGGCGCTGATCAGGATCGCCTTCCCCATCGAGCGCGAACGCAACATCGCCATCGCGGTCTGGGGCAGCGTCTCGGTGGTCGGCGGCGCGCTGGGGCCGATCGTGGGCGGGGTCCTGCTGGAGTTCTTCTGGTGGGGGTCGGTCTTCCTCCTCAACGTGCCCGTGGTCATCGCGGCGCTGGTGGCGACCGCGCTGATCGCGCCGCCCAACGTCCCCGACCCCGGCAAGCACTGGGACCTGGTCTCCTCGCTCCAGGCCATGGCCGGGCTGGTCGCCTCGGTGCTGGCGATCAAGGAGCTGGCGCACACGCCGCCGCGCTGGCCGCTCTTCGCCGCCGCCGTGGTCGTGGCCGTGGTGGCCTTCGTCCTGTTCACGCGCCGCCAGCGCCGTCTGGAGGACCCGCTGCTGGACTTCGGGGTCTTCCGCAACCCCGCCTTCACCTCCGGTGTGCTGGCCGCGGCGTTCTCGATGTTCGCCATCGGCGGCATCCAGCTCGTCACCACCCAGCGCTTCCAGCTGGTCGTGGGCTTCACGCCGCTGGAGGCCGGGCTGCTGGTGGCCGCCGTGGCGGCGGGTTCGCTGCCGACCGCGCTGCTGGGCGGGGCGTTCCTGCACCGGACCGGCCTGCTGCCCCTGATCGCGGGAGGTCTCGCCGCAGGCGTGGCGGGTGTGGTCGTCTCGCTCCTGGGCTTCCAGACGGGCATCGGCTGGCTCGTCGCGGGGCTGCTGCTGACCGGCGCCGGACTGGGTGCGGCGATGTCGGTGGCCTCCACGGCGATCATCGGCAACGCGCCCGCCAGCCGCGCCGGGATGGCCTCCTCGGTGGAGGAGGTCTCCTACGAGTTCGGCAACCTGACCGCGGTGGCCCTGATGGGCAGCCTGGTCACCTTCGTCTACGCGGCCGCCGTCCAGCTGCCGCAGGGCGCCCCGGAAGCCGCCGGGAGGAGCCTGGCCGACGCCCTGGCCTCGGCCGGGGGCGACGACGCGGTGGTCGCCGCGGCCCACGCCGCCTTCGACACCGGCTACCTGGTGGTCATGGTCGTGGTCGCGGCGGTCCTGGCGTGCGGCGCGGCCCTCACCTGGCGGCTGCTGCGCCACCATGGTCCCGGCACGTCCTCGTCGGCGTACGCGGACCACTGA
- a CDS encoding TetR/AcrR family transcriptional regulator, translating to MRKSNRTQILDAAFRVVQRDGVRALTYESVAAETGLTKGGLLYHFPSRESLLQALHEHLAQGWDDHLAEAAGRSADRATPRERLAAYARVAAHSSTRAELLLLLETANEPATRAPWDEVMGRWTSEPSAGPLTPEEMELFVLRLAADGLWLYESLSSGTLPPPLRRQVAEHLASAIAPGQDRDAEPDREAPVPGPDASHAPDAEPEPGAGAR from the coding sequence ATGCGCAAGAGCAACCGGACACAGATCCTGGACGCGGCCTTCCGCGTCGTCCAGCGCGACGGCGTCAGGGCCCTGACCTACGAGTCGGTGGCGGCCGAGACGGGTCTGACCAAGGGAGGGCTGCTCTACCACTTCCCCTCGCGCGAGTCCCTGCTCCAGGCCCTGCACGAACACCTGGCCCAGGGCTGGGACGACCACCTGGCGGAGGCCGCGGGGAGGAGCGCGGACCGGGCCACGCCCCGCGAGCGCCTGGCGGCCTACGCCCGCGTGGCCGCGCACAGCTCCACGCGCGCCGAGCTGCTGCTCCTGCTGGAGACCGCGAACGAACCGGCCACGCGCGCCCCCTGGGACGAGGTGATGGGGCGCTGGACGTCCGAACCGTCCGCCGGGCCGCTGACGCCGGAGGAGATGGAGCTGTTCGTGCTGCGCCTGGCGGCGGACGGCCTGTGGCTGTACGAGTCGCTGTCCAGCGGCACGCTCCCGCCCCCGCTGCGCCGGCAGGTCGCCGAGCACCTGGCCAGCGCCATCGCGCCCGGACAGGACCGGGACGCGGAGCCGGACCGGGAAGCACCGGTTCCCGGTCCGGACGCTTCGCACGCCCCGGACGCGGAACCGGAACCGGGTGCCGGGGCCCGCTGA